The Deinococcus koreensis genome window below encodes:
- the lptB gene encoding LPS export ABC transporter ATP-binding protein, translating to MSAPLSSPDSPVAAQAAAPLRPVLQAQGLGKSYGRRTVVRDVNFTVRPGEIVALFGPNGAGKTTTFYMVVGFIRPGGGSIHLGERELTRLPMHERARLGLGYLPQEPSAFRKLSARDNLLAILEYQKLPRGEQEARADALLAEFGLTHLAHSFAYQLSGGERRRLELARALTTDPDYLLLDEPFTGVDPKSIREIQRLIRELRDRRGIGVFITDHNVRETIALTDRVYLMFDGEVKFEGTPAQFAQDEDVRRHYLGDDFEL from the coding sequence CTGAGCGCCCCACTGTCCTCCCCGGATTCTCCCGTGGCGGCCCAGGCCGCTGCCCCGCTGCGTCCGGTGCTGCAGGCGCAGGGGCTCGGCAAGAGTTACGGCCGGCGGACGGTGGTGCGCGACGTGAACTTCACCGTGCGGCCCGGCGAGATCGTGGCGCTGTTCGGCCCCAACGGCGCGGGCAAGACCACCACCTTCTACATGGTGGTGGGGTTCATCCGTCCCGGCGGGGGCAGCATCCACCTGGGCGAGCGTGAGCTGACCCGGCTGCCCATGCACGAGCGCGCGCGGCTGGGCCTGGGTTACCTGCCGCAGGAGCCCAGCGCCTTTCGCAAGCTCAGTGCCCGCGACAACCTGCTGGCGATCCTGGAATACCAGAAGCTGCCACGGGGCGAGCAGGAGGCCCGCGCCGACGCGCTGCTGGCCGAGTTCGGCCTGACCCATCTGGCCCATTCCTTCGCGTACCAGCTCTCGGGCGGCGAGCGGCGGCGCCTGGAACTGGCCCGCGCCCTGACCACCGATCCCGATTACCTGCTGCTCGACGAGCCCTTCACCGGGGTCGATCCCAAGAGCATCCGTGAGATCCAGCGCCTGATCCGGGAACTGCGCGACCGCCGGGGTATCGGCGTGTTCATCACGGATCACAACGTCCGCGAGACCATCGCCCTGACCGACCGGGTGTACCTGATGTTCGACGGCGAGGTGAAGTTCGAGGGCACCCCGGCCCAGTTCGCGCAGGACGAGGACGTGCGCCGGCACTACCTGGGCGACGATTTCGAGTTGTAA
- a CDS encoding DUF3084 domain-containing protein: MLWVFLAFVVILSGVVAYAADTIARRAGRKHIRWFGLRPKTTALVVAVLSGMAISAASLTAFLLLNKNAVDVIASADQLRPQLESLRQEIKGAQTALRAANSERDKAQQEAQRLGELQATAQADLRRARSDLDAARQAGERLKAQAEGLQTRVKGLSTTIATLETRARDNRAKLLKSETALKASQDRAQALDAQVLDFRARTALAQQEAQNAQDRAADVQARADQAGLRATQAEAAAKAAQVRAQQAQASARQAQVQAGEQVRSAQAQVRSTQAQVRSTQAQVRSAQAQLQTAQAQVSDLRAQVGQLETSRELAQQDLQAAGNALAAAQTARSQAETQRQAAQKARDAAAAERDRVATERTRLVAERGRLVAERDRISQQRDKARDDLNALQVQQVALKKSNEVLSSDLAVARATLGRLQDEYSSSRAELNASRNTDLAYPKNELVYAAVVPSVRNLDRFLQDAARAAQTRGARGTPTVRLSPAARSMLETKLRGLNASTFVQCRAAQNAALGFPVDLFCDARSNAVLYQGGDIIRRTSVNLKADPRVIQDQISELVRDTIVDITTRGVPDEYITNQGLDVSEFIDLLSRLNARNDATAVVGIAARDDVKPSTRVDLYPKLP, translated from the coding sequence ATGCTGTGGGTATTTCTGGCGTTCGTGGTGATCCTGTCCGGCGTGGTGGCCTACGCCGCCGATACCATTGCCCGCCGGGCCGGGCGCAAGCACATCCGCTGGTTCGGCCTGCGTCCCAAGACCACCGCGCTGGTCGTGGCGGTGCTGTCGGGCATGGCGATCAGCGCGGCCAGCCTGACCGCCTTCCTGCTGCTGAACAAGAACGCCGTGGACGTGATCGCCTCGGCCGATCAGCTGCGGCCGCAGCTGGAGTCGCTGCGCCAGGAGATCAAGGGGGCCCAGACCGCCCTGCGCGCCGCGAACAGCGAACGTGACAAGGCTCAGCAGGAAGCGCAGCGGCTGGGCGAGCTGCAGGCCACGGCCCAGGCCGATCTGCGCCGTGCCCGCAGCGATCTGGACGCGGCCCGGCAGGCCGGTGAACGCCTGAAGGCCCAGGCGGAGGGCCTGCAGACCCGCGTGAAGGGCCTGAGCACCACCATCGCCACGCTGGAGACGCGCGCCAGGGACAACCGGGCCAAGCTGCTGAAATCCGAGACCGCCCTGAAAGCCAGCCAGGACCGGGCCCAGGCCCTCGACGCCCAGGTGCTGGACTTCCGGGCCCGCACGGCGCTCGCGCAGCAGGAAGCCCAGAACGCCCAAGACCGGGCCGCCGACGTGCAGGCCCGCGCGGATCAGGCCGGCCTGCGCGCCACACAGGCGGAGGCCGCCGCGAAGGCCGCCCAGGTACGTGCCCAGCAGGCTCAGGCCAGTGCCCGGCAGGCCCAGGTGCAGGCGGGGGAACAGGTGCGCTCGGCCCAGGCTCAGGTGCGCTCGACCCAGGCCCAGGTACGCTCTACCCAGGCTCAGGTGCGGTCGGCCCAGGCGCAGCTGCAGACCGCCCAGGCCCAGGTGAGCGATCTGCGCGCCCAGGTCGGGCAGCTGGAGACCTCGCGCGAGCTCGCGCAGCAGGATCTGCAGGCGGCCGGAAATGCGCTGGCCGCTGCCCAGACCGCCCGCAGTCAGGCCGAGACCCAGCGACAGGCCGCCCAGAAGGCCCGCGACGCCGCCGCTGCCGAGCGCGACAGGGTGGCCACCGAACGCACCCGGCTGGTGGCCGAGCGCGGCCGGCTGGTCGCGGAGCGAGACCGGATCTCTCAGCAGCGTGACAAGGCCCGCGACGACCTGAACGCCCTGCAGGTGCAGCAGGTCGCGCTCAAGAAGAGCAACGAGGTGCTGTCGAGCGATCTGGCGGTGGCCCGGGCCACGCTGGGCCGCCTGCAGGACGAGTATTCCAGCAGCCGGGCCGAGCTGAACGCCAGCCGCAACACGGACCTCGCCTACCCGAAGAACGAGCTGGTCTACGCGGCCGTGGTGCCCAGCGTCCGCAACCTCGACCGCTTCCTGCAGGACGCTGCGCGGGCGGCCCAGACCCGCGGCGCGCGCGGCACGCCCACGGTGCGCCTGAGCCCGGCGGCGCGCAGCATGCTGGAAACCAAACTGCGCGGCCTGAACGCCAGCACCTTCGTGCAGTGCCGGGCCGCCCAGAACGCCGCCCTGGGCTTTCCGGTCGACCTGTTCTGCGACGCCCGCTCCAACGCGGTGCTGTACCAGGGGGGCGACATCATCCGGCGCACGAGCGTGAACCTCAAGGCCGATCCCCGCGTGATCCAGGATCAGATCAGCGAACTGGTCCGCGACACCATCGTGGACATCACCACGCGCGGCGTGCCGGACGAGTACATCACCAACCAGGGCCTGGACGTGTCCGAGTTCATCGACCTGCTCAGCCGCCTGAATGCCCGCAACGACGCCACCGCCGTGGTCGGGATCGCCGCGCGGGACGACGTGAAGCCCAGCACCCGCGTGGATCTGTACCCGAAGCTGCCCTGA
- a CDS encoding ABC transporter substrate-binding protein produces the protein MRRLLSLTLLLSTCAQAAPLRVEFWHAMTGVKDTVAGYARDFNASQSAYEIVPVAQGNYRELLPRLEGALKAGRAPALVQLEFTQFPELAARGDLLDLGRALGGVPDDLKDDIYPAVWKAGQLGGKTYGLPWNVSVPVLMYNAGALRKSGVTFPNTWTGLETASRALATGGRRPLIAASDAWTFEANVLSRGGSLVEGNRPTLNSPDAVEALTQLARMSAAGQAQPRSLGEATRSAFDFARGQNLFVLASVANWTDARKLPFFNLGIAPFPCEKPGVCTVPLGGAVLGVPRGTSGPEQAGGVAFWQFLMDSGRLAGWVQTTAYAPPRRAVTPLLDGWYAKNPQLRAAHAQMARAVPRPTTPDYARWAGLLEEAIARATGGKQSAKAALDDAQRQAER, from the coding sequence ATGCGCCGACTGCTGTCCCTGACCCTGCTTCTGAGCACCTGCGCGCAGGCCGCGCCCCTCCGCGTGGAGTTCTGGCACGCCATGACCGGCGTGAAAGACACCGTGGCCGGCTACGCCCGCGACTTCAACGCCTCCCAGAGCGCCTACGAGATCGTGCCCGTGGCGCAGGGTAATTACCGCGAGCTGCTGCCCCGGCTGGAGGGAGCCCTGAAGGCCGGCCGCGCACCCGCGCTGGTGCAGCTGGAGTTCACGCAGTTCCCGGAACTGGCCGCGCGGGGTGACCTGCTGGATCTCGGCCGCGCGCTGGGCGGCGTGCCGGACGACCTGAAGGACGACATCTATCCGGCGGTGTGGAAGGCCGGGCAGCTGGGCGGCAAGACCTACGGGCTGCCCTGGAACGTGTCGGTGCCGGTACTGATGTACAACGCCGGGGCGCTCAGGAAGTCGGGCGTGACCTTCCCGAACACCTGGACGGGCCTGGAGACGGCCAGCCGCGCGCTCGCCACGGGCGGCCGGCGCCCCCTGATCGCGGCCTCGGACGCCTGGACCTTCGAGGCGAACGTGCTCTCGCGCGGCGGCAGTCTGGTCGAGGGCAACCGGCCCACCCTGAACTCCCCGGACGCCGTGGAGGCCCTGACCCAGCTCGCGCGCATGAGCGCCGCCGGTCAGGCCCAGCCGCGCAGCCTGGGCGAGGCCACCCGCAGCGCCTTCGATTTCGCGCGCGGGCAGAACCTGTTCGTGCTGGCCTCGGTCGCCAACTGGACGGACGCCCGCAAGCTGCCCTTTTTCAACCTGGGGATCGCGCCCTTTCCCTGTGAGAAGCCGGGGGTCTGCACGGTGCCGCTGGGGGGCGCGGTGCTGGGCGTGCCGCGCGGCACCTCTGGGCCCGAGCAGGCCGGGGGGGTGGCCTTCTGGCAGTTCCTGATGGACAGCGGCCGGCTGGCCGGCTGGGTGCAGACCACCGCCTACGCGCCGCCGCGCCGCGCCGTGACCCCACTGCTGGACGGCTGGTACGCCAAAAACCCGCAGCTGCGCGCTGCCCACGCCCAGATGGCCCGCGCCGTGCCGCGCCCCACCACGCCCGACTACGCCCGCTGGGCCGGACTGCTCGAAGAAGCCATCGCCCGCGCGACCGGCGGGAAGCAGAGCGCGAAGGCCGCCCTGGACGACGCCCAGCGGCAGGCCGAGCGCTGA
- a CDS encoding potassium channel family protein has translation MKTKQCLVIGLGRFGTAVATTLYEMGHEVVAIDQNEENVERVMNLVTHAAIVDASDERALRAIGVAEFDVVVVAIGTDVQSNILATMNAKSLGAPYVVSKAIDEMARRVLERIGADLVIRPEHDMGVRLARQIATPNIVDTLDLGGDYAIVEIETNERLKGTLRDLNLTGRFGVQIIAISHAGKIEVTPRAEDIVKPHDRLVVIGTSHNLDELRRFLGE, from the coding sequence ATGAAGACCAAACAATGCCTCGTGATCGGCCTCGGCCGTTTCGGCACCGCCGTCGCCACCACCCTCTACGAGATGGGCCATGAGGTCGTGGCCATCGACCAGAACGAGGAGAACGTCGAGCGGGTGATGAACCTCGTGACCCACGCCGCCATCGTGGACGCCAGCGACGAACGGGCCCTGCGCGCCATCGGCGTGGCCGAGTTCGACGTGGTGGTCGTCGCCATCGGCACCGACGTGCAGTCGAACATCCTGGCGACCATGAACGCCAAGAGCCTGGGCGCACCCTACGTGGTCAGCAAGGCCATCGACGAGATGGCCCGGCGCGTGCTGGAGCGCATCGGCGCCGATCTGGTGATCCGCCCCGAACACGACATGGGCGTGCGGCTGGCCCGTCAGATCGCCACCCCGAACATCGTGGACACCCTGGATCTGGGCGGCGACTACGCCATCGTGGAGATCGAGACCAACGAGCGCCTGAAAGGCACCCTGCGCGACCTGAACCTGACCGGCCGCTTCGGCGTGCAGATCATCGCCATCAGCCACGCGGGCAAGATCGAGGTCACGCCGCGCGCCGAGGACATCGTCAAGCCGCACGACCGGCTGGTCGTGATCGGCACCAGCCACAACCTCGACGAGCTGCGGCGCTTCCTGGGCGAGTAG
- a CDS encoding TrkH family potassium uptake protein codes for MTRPPPAPLSASPAGENRLRKSLFSRLSPPQLIALSFATAILVGALLLWLPVMHGVNPDGTRRSVNFLQALFTSTSALCVTGLNVIDPARDFNRLGQVTIMLLIQLGGLGIITFGTSFALLSRRRVNYSERIRLAQQVSALNAGDVLPLIRNIFLYTFVIELAGAALLALRFVPLEGWGRGLFYALFHSISAFNNAGFALYSNNLMNFTGDPLVSLVVALLIILGGMGFLVQLNVVGHLLHPRRHRLMVHSKLVLTMMSVLLVFGTLAYLALEWSNPKTLGPLPLGTKLLASFFQSVTTRTAGFNTLDYGAMGLATLFISILLMFIGANPGGTGGGIKTSTFYVMMASAWSMVRGRRDTTLFHRRIDTETILRAMTVGLLSIGLVNAMFLLLLIFNTRPDVLFVNLFFEAVSAFGTVGLSMNTTPLLNPDQHLVLIALMFLGRIGPLTFAVAFSRPRGKELVRYPADRDILIG; via the coding sequence ATGACCCGCCCGCCTCCTGCCCCCCTCTCCGCCAGCCCGGCCGGCGAGAACCGCCTGCGGAAATCGCTGTTCTCGCGGCTGAGCCCGCCGCAGCTGATCGCCCTCTCCTTCGCCACGGCGATCCTGGTGGGCGCGCTGCTGCTGTGGCTGCCGGTGATGCACGGCGTCAATCCGGACGGCACGCGGCGCTCCGTGAATTTCCTGCAGGCGCTGTTCACCTCGACCAGCGCGCTGTGCGTGACCGGGCTGAACGTGATCGACCCGGCGCGGGATTTCAACCGGCTGGGGCAGGTCACCATCATGCTGCTGATCCAGCTGGGCGGGCTGGGGATCATCACCTTCGGCACGTCGTTCGCGCTGCTCTCGCGCCGGCGGGTGAACTACTCCGAGCGCATCCGGCTGGCGCAGCAGGTCAGCGCCCTGAATGCCGGGGACGTCCTGCCGCTGATCCGCAACATCTTCCTGTATACCTTCGTGATCGAACTGGCCGGCGCGGCGCTGCTGGCCCTGCGCTTCGTGCCGCTGGAGGGCTGGGGACGGGGGCTCTTCTACGCGCTGTTCCATTCCATCAGCGCCTTCAACAACGCGGGCTTCGCGCTGTACTCCAACAACCTGATGAATTTCACGGGCGACCCGCTGGTCAGCCTCGTGGTGGCCCTGCTGATCATCCTGGGCGGTATGGGCTTTCTGGTGCAGCTCAACGTGGTGGGCCACCTCCTGCACCCACGCCGCCACCGCCTGATGGTGCACAGCAAACTGGTGCTGACCATGATGAGCGTGCTGCTGGTGTTCGGCACGCTGGCCTACCTGGCGCTGGAGTGGAGCAATCCCAAGACCCTCGGGCCGCTGCCCCTGGGCACCAAACTGCTGGCCAGCTTCTTCCAGAGCGTGACCACCCGCACCGCCGGCTTCAACACCCTGGACTACGGCGCGATGGGCCTGGCCACGCTGTTCATCTCGATCCTGCTGATGTTCATCGGGGCGAACCCCGGCGGCACGGGCGGCGGTATCAAGACGAGCACCTTCTACGTCATGATGGCCAGCGCCTGGAGCATGGTGCGCGGCCGGCGCGACACCACGCTGTTCCACCGCCGTATCGACACCGAGACCATCCTGCGGGCCATGACGGTGGGGCTGCTCAGCATCGGGCTGGTCAACGCCATGTTCCTGCTGCTGCTGATCTTCAACACCCGCCCGGACGTGCTGTTCGTGAACCTCTTCTTCGAGGCGGTCAGCGCCTTCGGCACGGTGGGCCTGAGCATGAACACCACGCCGCTGCTGAACCCCGATCAGCACCTCGTCCTGATCGCGCTGATGTTCCTGGGGCGCATCGGGCCGCTGACCTTCGCCGTGGCCTTCAGCCGGCCGCGCGGCAAGGAACTGGTGCGCTACCCGGCGGACCGCGACATCCTGATCGGATGA
- a CDS encoding methyltransferase domain-containing protein produces MPRAARPDRPHATGRKSSRPKVDHRTRQKAHEYELDALSGLEHVAETELAAVPLARDVRGPRFWYPGDPDRLTRLKSVIAVYRVQSWDVPRPRGLLGHQQLGELTDYLRSVVAVGGHTSFRLGAAGKESSVMQRLAEELQTSLELPHDPEAGELLIRLRPQEDGPGWDVLARITPRPLSARAWRVCNMGGGLNATIAYAVHKLAGQRDVDRIFNPMSGSGTLLVERALMGPADAMVGVDISQSAVDCAQQNLKAAGREVEVACLDALHTGLPARSFDLITADLPWGDAIGSHMDNEVLYPAFLNEMHRLTSRQGRLAVITHEIRLFERVLQEQTKWAGREILQVASGGHHPKVYLLNRR; encoded by the coding sequence ATGCCCAGAGCCGCCCGCCCCGACCGCCCCCACGCCACCGGGCGCAAATCGAGCCGTCCCAAGGTCGATCACCGCACCCGTCAGAAGGCGCACGAATACGAACTGGACGCCCTGAGCGGCCTGGAGCACGTGGCCGAGACCGAACTCGCAGCGGTGCCGCTGGCCCGCGATGTGCGCGGCCCGCGTTTCTGGTATCCCGGCGACCCCGACCGCCTGACCCGCCTGAAGTCCGTGATCGCCGTGTACCGCGTCCAGAGCTGGGACGTGCCCCGCCCGCGCGGCCTGCTGGGGCACCAGCAGCTCGGGGAACTCACCGACTACCTGAGGAGCGTCGTGGCGGTCGGCGGGCACACCTCCTTCCGGCTGGGCGCGGCGGGCAAGGAGTCCAGCGTCATGCAGCGGCTGGCCGAGGAACTGCAGACCTCGCTGGAGCTGCCCCACGACCCCGAGGCGGGCGAACTGCTGATCCGCCTGCGGCCCCAGGAGGACGGCCCCGGCTGGGACGTGCTGGCGCGTATCACCCCGCGCCCGCTGTCGGCCCGGGCGTGGCGGGTGTGCAACATGGGGGGCGGCCTGAACGCCACCATCGCCTACGCCGTGCACAAGCTGGCCGGGCAACGCGACGTCGACCGGATCTTCAACCCCATGAGCGGCAGCGGCACCCTGCTGGTCGAGCGCGCCCTGATGGGGCCAGCTGACGCGATGGTCGGCGTGGACATCTCGCAGAGCGCGGTGGACTGCGCCCAGCAGAACCTGAAAGCCGCCGGCCGCGAGGTCGAGGTCGCCTGCCTGGACGCCCTGCACACCGGCCTCCCGGCCCGCTCCTTCGACCTGATCACCGCCGACCTGCCCTGGGGCGACGCCATTGGCAGCCACATGGACAACGAGGTGCTGTACCCGGCCTTCCTGAACGAGATGCACCGCCTGACCAGCAGGCAGGGCCGCCTGGCCGTGATCACCCACGAGATCCGGCTGTTCGAGCGCGTGCTGCAGGAGCAGACCAAGTGGGCCGGGCGCGAGATCCTGCAGGTCGCCAGCGGCGGGCACCACCCGAAGGTGTATCTGCTGAACCGGCGCTAG
- a CDS encoding Gfo/Idh/MocA family protein: MTTLRWGILGAARIAQRLIPAIREAGGEVVALGVRDPLSERAQAFSQEYGVPLVGGYADVLAADIDAVYNPLPNDLHHPWTLAALQAGKHALTEKPFTLDAAEALELAQAAQQTGRALLEAFAPRFHPYLRRVREIVQSGELGEIRALHAAFGFGLGSPDDIRWDATKGGGALYDVGTYCVNAARLLLGEPQAVSAQARWTPGGVDMALSGVLEYPGALVSLDCGFDWGAGAQRLSVIGTRGTLDTDRVSGGQTDEPIRLRVDGSGGHRTEETPPFNAYAAMVAHFQRVALGEEPALYPPQDAVAQARVLDALYKSARTGERVEVGREQRRG; encoded by the coding sequence ATGACCACCCTCCGCTGGGGCATCCTGGGCGCGGCCCGCATCGCGCAGAGACTCATTCCCGCGATCCGGGAGGCCGGCGGCGAGGTCGTGGCCCTGGGCGTGCGCGATCCCTTGTCGGAGCGGGCCCAGGCCTTCTCGCAGGAGTACGGGGTGCCCCTGGTGGGCGGCTACGCCGACGTGCTGGCCGCAGACATCGACGCGGTGTACAACCCGCTGCCCAACGACCTGCACCACCCCTGGACGCTGGCCGCCCTGCAGGCCGGCAAGCACGCCCTGACCGAGAAGCCCTTCACCCTGGACGCGGCCGAGGCGCTGGAACTGGCCCAGGCAGCGCAGCAAACTGGCCGGGCGCTGCTGGAAGCCTTCGCCCCGCGCTTCCATCCCTACCTGCGGCGCGTGCGCGAGATCGTGCAGAGCGGCGAACTGGGCGAGATCCGCGCCCTGCACGCGGCTTTCGGCTTCGGCCTGGGGAGCCCGGACGACATCCGCTGGGACGCCACGAAGGGCGGTGGGGCGCTGTACGACGTAGGCACCTACTGCGTGAACGCCGCGCGGCTGCTGCTGGGCGAACCCCAGGCCGTCAGCGCCCAGGCCCGCTGGACGCCGGGGGGCGTGGACATGGCCCTGAGCGGCGTGCTGGAGTACCCCGGCGCCCTGGTCAGCCTGGACTGCGGCTTCGACTGGGGCGCGGGCGCCCAGCGCCTGAGCGTGATCGGCACGCGCGGCACGCTCGACACGGACAGGGTCTCCGGCGGGCAGACGGACGAGCCCATCCGCCTGCGGGTCGACGGCTCCGGCGGTCACCGCACCGAGGAGACCCCTCCCTTCAACGCCTACGCCGCCATGGTCGCCCACTTCCAGCGGGTCGCGCTGGGCGAGGAGCCCGCCCTCTATCCTCCGCAGGACGCCGTAGCGCAGGCCCGCGTGCTGGACGCCCTGTACAAGTCCGCTCGGACGGGGGAGCGGGTGGAGGTGGGCCGAGAGCAGCGCCGCGGCTGA
- a CDS encoding DNA internalization-related competence protein ComEC/Rec2: MTRPGWAGPEPAPRLAWPIPAVLGVMGGILLALGVWWGALGLLLGAGLAGWEARPLLALLTLLAGGAGFTSGRLVVTRPDALAPWIGAQVTLDGQWDGQFLTLAAPRARLALAPKPLARPGRLRVSGRLVAPDGQRTPGGFDQAAWLRAQGGLLLPTPTAVLVAARVRASAREGGVRGWFRRGLVAGLTQRQAALMQAIELGDRSDIGREDFAEGYAVRDGFNRSGLAHLMALSGQNVALITFVLVWALGWLGWTPGWRYGVPAALLIGYLALVGLSPSIMRAVIMGGVALVALALGRGKVDAHGLIALTALVCLLLFPLWLLDIGFQLSFLAVLGLTLSGQVAQRLPTRVPQWLRLALAATVLAEAATLPVIAGTFGQLPLVGLPANLLAAPLMAVLVPSGFLAGWLGPLAAPLNQVNGVLLDLLLWIAGTGGRFPVLTWGTVSAAGLLAYGLCALAGVLWLRGRIRAPVALGVVLASATFTTLPTLLRPARELVFLDVGQGDSTLIRLPGLTVLADAGGSVNSDYDVGGRTVVPALRALGIHGIDILIATHADTDHIEGVSSVLRALPVGELWIGHDKVGDPVLDTVLQAARERGVRVREVRRGDQITASGATLTVLWPPGHVWSTADNDNSVAIKLESHGWSTALLGDLPDPAEALIGLGHLNLLKAAHHGSRFSTGDALLQQTAPADAVISVGRNTYGHPHPDVLGRLQAAGVKVWRTDQSGTIRWPIP, translated from the coding sequence ATGACCCGGCCCGGCTGGGCGGGCCCGGAACCGGCCCCCCGGCTGGCGTGGCCGATCCCGGCCGTGCTGGGCGTGATGGGCGGCATCCTGCTGGCCCTGGGGGTGTGGTGGGGCGCGCTGGGCCTGCTGCTGGGCGCCGGGCTGGCCGGGTGGGAGGCGCGGCCGCTGCTGGCGCTGCTGACCCTGCTCGCGGGCGGCGCCGGTTTCACGTCGGGGCGGCTGGTCGTGACCCGCCCCGACGCGCTGGCCCCCTGGATCGGCGCCCAGGTCACGCTGGACGGGCAGTGGGACGGGCAGTTCCTGACCCTGGCGGCCCCGCGCGCCCGGCTGGCGCTGGCCCCCAAACCGCTGGCCCGGCCGGGGCGCCTGCGCGTCAGCGGCCGGCTGGTGGCCCCCGATGGACAGCGCACCCCCGGCGGCTTCGATCAGGCGGCGTGGCTGCGGGCCCAGGGCGGCCTGCTGCTGCCCACCCCGACCGCCGTGCTGGTGGCGGCCCGCGTCCGGGCCAGCGCGCGTGAGGGCGGCGTGCGCGGCTGGTTCCGCCGGGGGCTGGTCGCCGGGCTGACCCAGCGGCAGGCGGCGCTGATGCAGGCCATCGAACTGGGCGACCGCTCGGATATCGGTCGGGAGGACTTCGCCGAGGGCTACGCGGTGCGGGACGGCTTCAACCGCTCCGGTCTGGCGCACCTGATGGCCCTCTCCGGACAGAACGTCGCGCTGATCACGTTCGTGCTGGTCTGGGCGCTGGGCTGGCTGGGCTGGACACCGGGCTGGCGCTACGGCGTGCCGGCCGCCCTGCTGATCGGCTATCTGGCGCTGGTCGGCCTGTCGCCCAGCATCATGCGGGCGGTGATCATGGGCGGCGTGGCCCTGGTCGCGCTGGCCCTGGGCCGCGGCAAGGTCGATGCCCACGGCCTGATCGCCCTGACGGCCCTGGTCTGCCTGCTGCTGTTCCCGCTGTGGCTGCTGGATATCGGCTTCCAGCTCTCGTTCCTGGCCGTGCTGGGCCTGACCCTCTCGGGCCAGGTCGCGCAGCGGCTGCCCACGCGAGTCCCCCAATGGCTGCGCCTGGCGCTGGCTGCCACCGTGCTGGCCGAGGCCGCGACCCTGCCGGTCATCGCCGGCACCTTCGGCCAGCTGCCGCTGGTGGGCCTGCCCGCCAACCTGCTGGCCGCGCCCCTGATGGCGGTGCTGGTGCCCTCGGGCTTCCTGGCGGGGTGGCTGGGGCCGCTGGCCGCGCCGCTGAATCAGGTCAACGGCGTGCTCCTCGACCTGCTGCTGTGGATCGCCGGCACGGGAGGCCGCTTCCCGGTGCTGACCTGGGGCACGGTCTCGGCCGCGGGCCTCCTGGCGTATGGCCTGTGCGCGCTGGCCGGCGTGCTGTGGCTGCGGGGCCGGATTCGGGCGCCGGTGGCGCTGGGCGTGGTGCTGGCGAGCGCCACCTTCACCACGCTGCCCACGCTGCTGCGTCCGGCCCGCGAACTGGTCTTTCTGGACGTCGGGCAGGGCGATTCCACGCTGATCCGCCTGCCGGGCCTGACCGTCCTGGCGGATGCCGGGGGCTCGGTGAACAGCGACTACGACGTGGGCGGCCGCACGGTGGTACCGGCCCTGCGGGCGCTGGGCATCCACGGAATCGACATTCTGATCGCCACCCACGCCGATACCGACCACATCGAGGGCGTCAGCAGCGTGCTGCGGGCCTTACCCGTGGGCGAGCTGTGGATCGGGCACGACAAGGTGGGCGACCCCGTGCTGGACACGGTGCTGCAGGCGGCCAGGGAACGGGGTGTGCGGGTGCGTGAAGTCCGGCGCGGCGATCAGATCACGGCGTCCGGAGCGACCCTGACCGTGCTGTGGCCGCCCGGACATGTCTGGAGCACCGCCGACAACGACAACTCTGTGGCCATAAAGCTGGAGTCGCATGGCTGGAGCACCGCCCTCCTGGGCGACCTGCCCGACCCCGCCGAGGCGCTGATAGGCCTGGGCCACCTGAACCTGCTCAAGGCGGCGCACCACGGCAGCCGCTTCAGCACCGGCGACGCCCTCCTGCAACAGACGGCCCCCGCCGACGCGGTGATCAGCGTGGGCCGCAACACCTACGGCCACCCGCATCCAGACGTGCTCGGCAGGCTCCAGGCCGCTGGCGTGAAGGTCTGGCGCACCGACCAGTCGGGGACTATACGGTGGCCGATTCCGTGA
- a CDS encoding ComEA family DNA-binding protein, translating into MPRSEQVWSAGLLSGVLLVGALTVGPALWPRPRVPTVTRAALPAATAPPSTEPLSSGPAPTEPPRYATTGSIAPLISGRVNLNTATQEQLEALPKVGPSLALRIIGGRPYRSVADLDRVRGVGEATLRALSPLVSF; encoded by the coding sequence ATGCCCAGAAGCGAGCAGGTCTGGTCAGCGGGCCTGCTCTCGGGCGTGCTGCTGGTCGGGGCGCTGACCGTGGGCCCGGCGCTGTGGCCCCGGCCCCGGGTGCCCACCGTGACCCGGGCCGCGCTGCCGGCCGCCACCGCTCCGCCCTCGACCGAGCCGCTGTCGTCCGGGCCGGCCCCGACCGAACCGCCGCGGTATGCAACCACCGGCAGCATCGCCCCGCTGATCTCGGGCCGGGTCAACCTGAACACGGCCACCCAGGAGCAGCTGGAGGCGCTGCCCAAGGTGGGGCCGAGCCTGGCCCTGCGGATCATCGGCGGGCGGCCCTACCGCTCGGTGGCCGACCTCGACCGCGTCAGGGGCGTGGGCGAGGCGACCCTGCGGGCGCTCTCGCCGCTCGTGTCATTCTGA